The Alkalinema sp. FACHB-956 sequence TAAAGCGGGTGCGGGAGTTAGAGAATCTGAGCAAAGAGGAAAAAGCTCGCGAATGTGGTTATGTCACATTGACGAAGGCTGGTGCGGAACGGGTGAATTTAATGAAATTTCAGAATGCTGTGATTGAAGCATCTGGAATTATTTTGGATAGTAAACAGGGTAATTCGGGACGCAGTGGCCGCAATGCAAGTTATCGCATTAGCGTTCAATCCAATGGGAACTTACTGATTGGTGCGGCTTACACCCGACAGATGCAACTCAAGCCAGGAGACGAATTTGAAATCACCCTGGGACGGAAGCACATCAAGCTACACCAAGTGGATGCGGAAGACGAAGAGTAATCTGGTTTGATGTCTAAAGGTTTTAAATGATGTGATGAAATGATGTGACCAGGAGTAGTAGGTAAGAGTCAGGATGAAAAGGCTATTACCTACTACGGTTTCACCTTAGTTGTGCCTAATCCAGTGTGGTATGAGTTAATCCAAGTCAAGCTCCACCTTTGATTAATTGGCTAGGTAACTAAAATTAGGTAACCAACTGAGGAACTTCGGATTCGTCATGCAGTTTTGTATCTCTTTTGTCCCGCCATTAGAATTTGTACCGCGATTAACATAGTAGTAGTTATCCATGGAAAATATTGATTGGTCGATCGCTTTACCCGTAGGACTTGCGATCGCGATTTTTTTAGGAGGGATGTTAATGATGTTTAGTGGGATCTGGACTCAGCGAGGCCGGTAGACCCCGCATAAATGTCAGTTGATCTGGACGCATTCACTTAGCTCATTCACTTAGCCCATTCACTGGGTGCATTCATTTGACGTTTACCCAGTGAATTGGAAACATGAATTGGAAACATGAACTAGAAATCTGGCTTAGAAACAGGCGACTTTCCAGAAGGTTTGAGAAAACACTATTACTGATGAAACTTTTTGAAAGTCGAACTCAGGTTTGATCTTGACATGCATATTTCGTTTTCTAGTTGGCATTTTCTGGGTGACAGGACGATCGAACGAGATCGCCATTAACGGGTTGCTAGTGTTAGTTTGGTGAGTCTTCAGTCAATTATGAGTCTTCAGTACGTTGTGAGTTTCGGGTGAATTGTCTATGGCGAGTGTTTGCTGCCTGGGAGAAATTCTATTGGACTGCATTGCCGATCAAGCGGGTCTGCCCCTCGATCGGGTGGAATCCTGGACATCCTATCCCGGCGGGGCTCCGGCCAACGTTGCCTGCGCGTTAGTCAAATTAGGAACCCCGGCTGGATTTATTGGCTGTGTTGGACAGGATGATGCAGGCAGTCTTTTGGTTCAACTTTTAGATTCGATCGGGGTGGATACCACCGCTGTTCAGCGCCATGCAACTGCACCGACCCGATCGGTGATGGTTGTACGTTCCCAGTCCGGAGATCGCCAATTCGCGGCCTTCCGAGACAACATTGACACCAGCACGTTTGCCGATGCGCAGTTAAATGCCACGGCCATTCCCTTAGACTGGCTGACAACGGCTGATTATCTGGTGACTGGAACATTGGGCCTCGCAGAACCGAATAGTGCAGCGGCGATTATCCATGCGGTCGAAGCCATGCAGCAAGCTAACCGTCGGATTTTTGTTGATGTGAATTGGCGGCCTGTCTTTTGGAAGGATGACAGCTTTGCCCCCACCTTGATTGTAGACTTGATCGATCGTGCGGATTACCTCAAGCTCACCGACGAGGAAGCGGACTGGCTATTGCAAACCCAGGATTTACAGGTGATTGCCGATCGCTTTCCCAACTTGCAAGCCATTCTGATGACGGCGGGGGAAAAAGGGTGTACCTACTGGATTCGCGGCCATGCAGGACAGGTTCCCGCCTTTGCAATCGAGGTCATGGATACCACGGGCGCAGGCGATAGTTTTACGGCAGGATTTCTGCATCAGCTTTGCCAACTGGGGGATGCGGTTTTGGATAATGCGGAGATCGCCCATCAGATGGTGGTCTACGCTTCCGCTGTGGGAGCCTTAACCACGACCCGTGCGGGGGCGATCGCGGCCCAACCTACCGCCGCAGAAGTCGATGCCTTTTTACACCTTACGGAACGTATGAACGGCCATGGCACAGGAGATTGAACGGAAATTTCTCACCCGCAATGAAGGTTGGCGGGGCTTGGCGGAGGGGGTGCTGTATCGCCAAGGGTACCTCCGGAGTGAGCGGGGCCATGGGGTTCGGGTTCATACCATGGGAACCCCGGCCCGTACCAGTGGCTTTATTGCCATCACATCGGCCCCGGCAGAGTTACCGGAAGTGCGGGATGAATTTACCATTCCCATTCAGGATGCGATCGCGATGCTAGAGACCCTCTGCATCCACTCGCGCCAATGGGAGCAGGCAGGGATCACCTACCGGGAGGGCTTTTTAAGCACGGAGGCTGATCATACAATTCGGTTTCGCCTTGCAGGCCACCGGGGATTCTTGACGATTAAAACCAAAACCGTTGGCTTGTCTCGGACGGAGTTTGAATTTGAAATTCCCAGCGATCGGGCGAAGGCACTCCTCGATCGAGTCTGTGAGCACCCCCAAATTGAAAAAATCCGCTACAAAATTCCCCAAGGTGAGGTGATCTGGGAAGTGGATGAATTTCTGGCAGAAAACCAAGGGTTAATTTTGGCGGAAGTTGAATTGCAGGATGAAGCTCAGCAGGTTGTTCTTCCGGACTGGGTTGGGGCTGAAGTTTCCGGCGATCGGCGCTACTACAACTCCTACCTCGTCAAAAATCCCTTTACAACTTGGTAAAAGGGCAGGTAAAGGGTCAGCCAATCTTCCAGCTACAATCCGCCCCGTGCACTTGACCGATATTAACTGGCCTGCCAAGCAATGTAGGGAAGGCGATCGGCCACTTGACGGGTGCTGTCTGCCTGGGCGACCAGTTGTCCAGTCGCATCCCACTGGCCTGTGACAAACATTTGCCGAGGCCCGTCTCCCATCGAGATCGGTGCAACCAAATCTCCACAGGTTACTTGCATCGTCTCTAGATTCACCGTCAATGCCCTTTGCGGATCGGCTTGTAGTTGCGCTTGCAAGGTTTTTGCCACCTCTGGTGTTACCGTCACACAGGGAACCCCCAACGCAATACAGTTGCCAAAGAAGATTTCAGCAAAGCTCTCCCCGACGATCGCCTGAATGCCCCACTTGGAAATTGCCTGCGGTGCGTGTTCCCGCGACGAACCACAACCGAAGTTGCCATTTACCACCAGAATGTTGGCTCCTTGGTACTGGGGTAAATCAAAGGGATGCTGCCTGTTTAACTGCGTCCGATCGTCTGCGAAGGCATGTTCCCCGAGGCCATCGAAGGTGACACATTTGAGAAATCGAGCCGGAATAATCCGATCGGTGTCCACATCATTGCCCACCAACGGAACGCCTCGTCCCGTAACCGACTTCACTTCGCTGACCATAGCACCTCTCCGCAAACGTGATTTAAACTCTCAGAAGTATTTAAACTCTCAGAAGTTCTAGTATATCGGCTCACGGGACTGGCTGAAACGCTGCCTTCCTACTCAAGGAGACGCCAAAATTTGGTAGAGTGAAGGGCGTTTTCTGGGGGGAATCGATCGGCCATGGCCTCTGTTGCACTGGGATTTATCACACTGGGATTGGTCACACTGGGATTGGTCACACTGGGTTCTGTCCCACTGGAAACACTCGTCGTGTTAGGACTACAGGCAATTTTATTGCTTCTGATTTTAGGATCGATTGTTTTCTATCTTGCTTGCATTGCAGTTACCTGGAACTTCTTTCGCAAAGCTGCGAGTAATAGTTCTCACCATGTCGATTCCGTTGCTAATCAAGTTTCTATTTTAGTTCCCATTTGTGGCTTAGATGCCGGAGCCTGGGAGAATTGGACTTCCCTTTGTCATCAACAGTGCGATCGCTACGAAATTCTGTTCGGCGCAGTTGACTCCGATGATCCCGCAGTTCCGTTACTTTACGAATTACAAAAACACTATCCCGATCGCGTGCGCATCTTCACTGGACTCACCCCCCGAGGTGTCAATCACAAAGACAGCACCCTCAGCTATCTCCTCGAACAAGCCCAATACGATTGGCTGATTCTGGCAGACAGCGACATTCAGGTGGCTCCAGACTATATCCAAACTGTGATTTCGCCTTTAATCAACGGCCAGATTGGCATGATTACCTGTGCCTTTATTGCCCGATCGCCGCAACACTTAGGTTCAGCGATCGCCTCCCTGGGCCGTTGCTGTGACTTTATTCCCAGTGCCCTGATTGCCCGCGCCATGGATGGCGGCCTGCGGTTCGCGATCGGGATGACCATGGCCCTCCACCGATCGACGCTGGAAGCAGCGGGCGGACTACACCTTAACCGAATTGGTTCCGACTACAACTTGGGCAAACGGGTCGCAGCAGCAGGCTATCGCGTGGAACTCTCCCACTTGATTATGGAATCCGATACTGGCAACGAACCTTTGCAGGCGGTTTACCAACGAGAGCTGCGGTGGTCACGGACAATTCGCTTCAATCGCGGTAATATTTATTACACAATTGCTTTTTGTTACGGAATCGTTTACTGTATCCCACTCCTACTATTGTCGGGATCACCCCATTGGGGGATAATAGTGAGCATCGCTACACTCATTTTGCGCTATGGACAAGCTGCAATTGCGATGTTATCCATGGGAGCCCCCAGGCTATTGCCTTGGCTGTGGGTTTTGCCCTTACGAGATTGTATGAGCTTCGGCATCTGGTTGGCTGGCTGCTTTGGCCAGCAGGTCTTTTGGCGAGGTCGTAAGTTACAAATTCGGAAGGACGGCTTAATTAGTGAACTCTAATTCTGGTCTGTTTAAATCCTGGCCTGCCTAAATTCTGGCCTGTTTAAATCCTGATTTACGCAGCTCCGGGGCTTACTGAGTTTTGCAGCTTGGTTTGAAGGAGCTTGGTTTTAAATTGTAACAATATCCTATTAATACACTATTTAATACACTATAGGTTGAGGATTAAAATTAGATTCAAACACCGCTAGTGTTTTCAATCTTTCTTTGACCAAACCTAAAGTTGGCGGCAGTCTTGATTAGACTCAAAATTATTCTGTAAATTAATAAAATATCTACGGAAAACTAGGTTGTTCTTTCTAATACAGACAAAAAGTTTAAAAAAACATTAAAATATAATTTAGATACATCTCTATATCTATTTAGTAATCTTTGTTTGTCACCGTCCCTAAAACGTTTGTGATAAAAACTAGATTTTCAAGCGGATATTGCTCACTGGAAAGTTGAAATGGCTTCGTTGAGCGATATTCAGCTGCACAGCATCCCCATGGCATCGCTGCGATTTGACATTCGCCCAGATGGATGTTGCAGGACCTTTGTTTATTGTTAGTGAATTAGATTAGTAAACCTACGGGGTTCAACCCCTCAGATACATTTTGTCCCTCCCCTTATACAATCCAACCTAGAGTATGGAGGCTTTGCCCATGACAGCATTTTTGTCGATGCCTCGCAGTGTCTATGTTCAGCAGGGCAATCTACTGGATGCCTTAATTTTCCTGTCCAGAACCCTCACCCGGATGGAAATTCATCATGTTGTAACTGGTGCTGCGGCCCTCGCACTCTACGGCTATAGCCAGCGGGTGCAGATGATTGATCTTTTGGTCACGCCTGACGGCTTACAACGGATTCAGAAGATCTTGCTCAATCAGCGACTGACGATCGTTGATGTAGATTCCCATCTCTTTTGGGATATTCGCACTGGATACAGCATCAAGCTTCATGTTGTTGAGGAGTGCTCCAATTACCATTCACGACTGCTCCACAACATGGAAGTAGTGACTTTGGACGAAGTGCCAACGTTACCTCTGGAACTCTTACTCAAACAACGTATCAAGTGCAAAATTTGTAGCCTAACCGCTGCTTAAGCTAGGTTGAGAGAACCCACTTTAGGTTGAGAAAACCTACTTTAGGTTGTTCAGATCAATGAGCTCATGGAGATCAAAAGGAACTTTGAGTTGAATGGATTTATCATATCAAAAATCCACAAGTTGCAGAGAAGAAGTTATCAATCTGCAACTTAAGCGTGAAAGCTCCCCAATTTAACAAAAGTTAAGTCGTAACTTGGAGCCTATGGGGGTGGTCTTCCATCTAGCCCCATCGGATGGGAGAGGTTACTGGGTTTCTGCTACGCGGTCAAAGGTTTGTAGCAGATAGTGGGGCCGCCGCAAGGTAATCAGATAGCCGACATAAATGAGTAGTGCAGAGAAAATCACGATCGGTAGACAAAAGGGTAAATAAAAGGCATGGCGACGATCGCGCTGCACCATTTTGCTGACTCGGTCTCGGAAAATTGCTAACTTTCCCCGATCGCCAATGGTCGGATCCTCGGCATGGGTGAGTGTAGGGTTCTGCTGACCTTGTGGCGATTTTGGCATCGGTGATTTTGGCGTCTTGGCTAATAAACGCTTTTGCCAATACAAATCGTGCCCAATCAGCAGAAATCGCCAGAAGAAGTGGTTCCAGCCATTGGGCGGGGCATGGAGCGATCGGGCTTGGGGTTGTCGCCAAATCTGATGGCCTGCCGCCAACAAATTTTGGGCATGGAGGACACAATTGCCTCGGTAGAGCGGTAAATCGGTCGGAATGGGATTTTGCAGGAGAAACGATCGGCGAAATGCGACGTTATTTAGAAAGTATTGGGAAGTTGGTTGTAGGTCTGATTCCCCTGAATATTGGGGAAAAATGTAGGTGAGAGCCATGGCTGTACCATAGAGGCCAACCCCGTTGGTTGTGGTTTCTCCGGCCACGACTTGCACGTCTGGCTGACGAAAACTCTGGAGCAATGTGCGTAACCAATGGCGATCGTAAATACAATCGGAATCATAGTAAACGACGATGTCCCCCGTCGCCCACTCTGCCCCCAGCATCTTGGCCGCATAGTATTCGGTCTGTGGCGGTGCGGTTTTTACCAATAACCAAGGGTGCTGCTGTTGCAGGCTTTCCAATAATTCCGGGGGCGTATCTCCGCTGTCGATCAGTAAGACTTCATTGGCCAAGCTGGGGGAAGGCTGCTGGGCTGCGAGGGATGCCAAGGACTTCATTAAACCCTGTGGGTCAGCCGTGGCCAAATTTTCCGTTTCCAAGATCATCGAAAACGTGGGCCAATCCTCAGCTTTTGTACTGCCATTCATCGCCGATCACTCCTCTACCTACACTTGCACATGTGCAACCACAGAAGTAGTTTCCCACAAAATTCTCGTTGATGGATAACCGGCTTATCGCTATGTAGATATATAGTGTTTTGCTTTTCCCAGCCCGATCTGAGCGCGTCACCATCCGAGGCTTAATGTATCAATCAGGATGGCAGGCAGGAGTTGTTGGACGCATTGTCTCAGGAAAATGATTCCTGCAATTCCCATCATGGCAATCAGGGTCGCAGTTCCCCCCGGAACGAGGGGTGGTACAGAGAGCGATCGCTGCTTCCAGGCCATTACCGCCGGTAAAATTCCCCCCAAAACGGAAATGCTGAACGTTCCGGTATAGTCCAAGGCGGTTAGGAAAATGCCAGGATTAAAGGTTGAAATGCCCAAGGAAGGAAACAACACTAGGGAATATAGAGAAAGTCGTTGTTTAGAATCATGGGTGCGAATCTGGAAAGCATCCTGAAAGAAGTCAATTAATCCATAGACAAATCCAATAAAGGACGTAACGATCGCAAATTCTGAAAAGATAGCAACCATGACTCCTAGGACATTACCAGAACTGCCCTCTCGCAATAGTTTTAAGGGATCAAAATGACCTTGGATATCGTGGATATGCAATCGAATGTCCGGTGAAAGGCTACAGAGGATGACCGCGTTCCACAACAGGAACATCAGGAGGGGAAGACCCGAGCCTACGACGATTGCGCGCTTGATTTTTTGTACATCTCCTTCCAGTTGGGTGGTAATGACGGGGATGACGTTGTGAAAAAACAATGCCACCAACATTACTGAAATGGCGGGGGGCAGGGCTGTCCAATCCTGGAAAATCGCTTGTTCAATCTGGACTTGACCGATCGCTAGGATGAGTAATCCCAGAAACGACATCACCACGATCGCGACTAAACCGTTATTGAAGCGTTCGATTAACTGCGATCGTCCCCAATACAGAATGCCTCCGAAGAGTCCCGTAAACAGAGCCGTCCCGACCCAGGGAATTGCGGCTAGGTGGGTCGCCATGGTTGCCACAGGGGGGATGGGAATGAATGCACTCAATTTCGCGATCGCGGATAATAAAATCTCACCACCCTGGGCAATGTAAGCCACGAGTAGCGCATAGTGCAGAAATAAGTAAGCTGCCCCTGCTAACCGTGATCCCCCTTTGCCCAGTGTCAATTCAATCATGGACAAAAAGCCTAGGGTTGGCACCCCCGATTGGCGCATCATGTGCAAGTTGACTTCCGCAATGAGCAGCCCCGAAACGACGGCATACAGCCATGCCAACAGCAGCGCGATCGTAGAAGGAATGACCCCGGCAGGCAAGGTTACGGATGGGAGGGCCAAAATCCCAGCTCCGATCGTGGTGCCTGCCACTAAGGCGGTGGCTCCCAAAACGCTGCCGGGTTGGTGGTGCAATCGGCCTTCAGTCAGCTCTAAATTGGAAAATAAACGGGTTTGGGCCATGTAAATCAACGGGAATGGGGACTCAAAGGGGACTACTGTGGTTATGTTTTAGTTGTTTTTAAGCTTTTGCTTCTTGTCTTCTGGGGGTATTTCTAGGAATCATTACAACAAGCATCGTTTTTTCCCTGTCCTATTATGACCTTCAATCTTCATCAACTCGATCGCCTCCGCCCTACTGATCCCGCAGCAGAGACCTTGCTGGAAAATTACACGATTGAACTGATTGAGCAATTTCGGGCCTCACCAGAAGGACAGGACTGGATTAAATTAGGCATGATGCCTGAAGACTCTGTGGGGAGTTGGGTGGACAATTTTCTGTATTTTGGCTTTGTCTACGGCCAACGGCCCTTGACTAAAATGAACACCACAAGCGTCAAAACGCTTCTGACCGAACTCTTTCCTCAGAAGGTGTCCCTCCATCATCCCGATGAAGCGGATTCCACGATTCCAGAATTAATCGCATTTTGGCAATTTCTGCAGCGGCAATACAAACTGCGCCAAGCAAGTGCGATTCTGAATGCACTTAAAAAAATACAGCCAGATTTTAAATCTATCATCAACGATTCCAGTAAATTTGGGTCAGCGAAAGCCTTTGTGCAAGCGGGATTTGCTGCGGGTGTAGATCTGGAGGATCCTGAAGCTGTACAAGCGTTCCAAACTGAGTTCAATCAAACGTTGCAAGCTAACCACCTAGCAGGCCAACCCCCCTCGATCGCCCCAATGCTCGGTCAGCTTCTCATCCTAATGAGTGATTCCGACTTAGAGGAAGAGTTTGAGAACGATTTAGACGACGAGGATGAAATCGAAGAATTTCCCCTTGATGATTGGTTTAATGGGGGCGAGGATGAGGATGAGGCAGTAGCGAACGAATTAGCCTTTGAGCGACAAATTCGCCAACGCAACTTTGAGGAGACCATTAGTCAATTTCAACCTTTTTCAGAAGCCTCGATCGTACAACTCAAGGCTCAAGTGATTGACGCAACTCACCCTGGTTCGATCCTCCAAGATTTCCAAACTCTACTAGATGAGATCGGGCAAGGAATTGTGGTCAGTGCCGCTCAGAAACAACTCCCCCTCAAGTTCCTGGCAGACCTCAACGATCGTTTAACCACCCCGTTGCAATTGGATTTGGCGCGACCCCAACAGAAATCCTATCCCAACATCCAAGGGCTCTATCTGTTGCTGAAGGCCACTGGATTAGCCGTGATCGCGAGTCAAGGCAGCAAATCCTTCTTACAGATTAATACTAAAGTTCTGGAATCCTGGCAAACGCTGAATCCTACGGAAAAGTACTGCACGTTGCTGGAAGCTTGGCTCGTCCGTAGCCACGAAGCGATGCTCGATCCTCAGGCACGATCGCCTCTCAACGAAGGTGCAAAGGTGTTTTGCCACTGGCCACACCTCAGTCCGAACCTCCCACAGACAACGAGAAAAACGACGAAAAGACAAGAACCTTTAGCAGAATCCATTCTGTTGAAATACTACTTAGGGCTACATAATTTGAGCCTAATGGCCCTGTTTGGCTTCGTAACCCTGACCTCTGATAAACCCGCTAAGGGCAAAGGTTGGAACCTCAAAAAAGTTGAACAACAACCCTGGGGTCACAGTATCTTACAACTCTACGGTCAAGCTATGCTCAACCATGATTTTATCTGGCAGTTCGAGCAAGATCCTTACATGCCAATGGGTGAACTTCAGCCAACTTTTCAGAGCTATTTCCCTCACTGGCAACAAACTTTGTGGGTGGATAAACCCGAATTTTCTGACGGAGTCTACGTTTTCAAGGTCTCCCTAGATAAAGTTTGGCGCAAGCTGGCGATCGATAGCCGGTTGCCTTTATATCAGTTAGGCAGGGCTATTCTATCTGCCTTTGATTTTGACGATACGATGCATTTAGACATGTTTGAATACGTAACGCCCTACGGGATGACTGAGCGAGTGCACCATCCCTACGCTGAAGGTCGTCCCAAGACCACGAAGGTTGCGATCGGAACTCTGCCTTTACGGGTAGGGCAATTGATGAAGTACATCTTTGACTTTGGTGACTGGTGGGAATTTCAGATCTTGCTAGAGGCGATCGAACCCGCTACAGATGGAGAAAACTATATAGAACTTCGCGCACAAAAAGGAACAGCCCCACAGCAGTACCCGGATTACGATGAAACTTGGTGAGCAATTCGTCCAGGGTGATGGGCTGTAGGGCTTTGAACGGGGCAACAAGGTGCCAGTTTATTGAATGGCCTTCATGAGGAATTCAGCAATTTGGATCAACTCACCTTTGTTAAAGTGATCCAATAGCGCACGGGCTGCGCCTTTGGGGTCGGCGGGAATTGCCACTTGGCGCTGGCGGGTTGCAACGGGGGCCGAGGCTCCGTTGCCGTTCGAGGGGCCATTGCCATTAGAAACTCCATTGCCGTTGGCGACCCCATTGCCACTTACCATGGGAGCCACGGTTTCGGGAACCGGGGTTGGGGTGCTTGCAGGCGCGGGTGTAGCCTTTGCAGCGGGGGCCGTGGTTGGGCCGCCTGTACCCACAAATTTTTGTAAGGCGTGGCTGGGCAGAATTTCGCTGGCTCGTCCGGTCAGGAGGAGGTCGCTGGCCTGCTTCAGTTCTTTGATGATCAGGGGAGCTAAGTGGGCAAAACTAGCATTGGGATTGGCGATCGCCCGTTGTGCGGTCTGTACGGTTAACACCCAAGGCTGCGAAGTTTTATCGAGCTGCGCTAACTTGACACAGAGCGTCATCAACTGTTGTCGCCCCTTGGGGGAATCCCCCTGCTTGAACAGTTGCAGCATCAACTTCAGAATTTGATTCACCTGAGCGGCTGCATTGGCAGGCAAGGTGCTAGTAGGTGCCGCTGCTGCTTCCGATGAGATCAAGCCATTTAAGTGTTTACCCAGTGCTGCAAAGGCAGGTGCGGAATCGCGCAATGCCCGATCGGCGTCTTCCTGCCGTAGGCCAAAGGGACTTTGCAGGGCTTCTACCAGTGCTTTTAGGGCGTCAAATCCTTTCAGAAAGTGGTCTTCAAGTTTGCGATCGATTTTGACCGGATTTTCTTTGAGGATTTTGAAATAATCTTCCAGATGGTGAGAGATTTTTTGAATGCTGTCGAACCCCAGCATGGCCGCGCCACCTTTGACTGAGTGCGCTGCCCGAAACAGCTGATTCATTTCTTCAGCATCCGCCATCGTAGCTTGAAGGTTGAGCAACCCCTGTTCGATCGTGTCGAGGTGCTCTTTAGCTTCTTCGATAAAATATCCTAAAATTTGCTGCTGTTTGGTTGATTGCACCACAGCTTGGCTCCCAAGTTTATCAGTAGACGGTGACGACGTTTGAACCCCAAGGTATCCCAGAAATTTAGAAACCGCTGTGACTTCAAACCATTGGAGAACAATTAGAAGCCCAGCATGAGATAACTTTGGGAGGATGAACCTTCTCTTATGCTGAGTATGCCCAGCGCCCTAGGGAACTCACGATCTGCGTAGGGTTTTCAGCCAGTTGACTGAAACAGATCCGCAGCATCCTATCACGTTTGGTGGAGCTAGGCGATCGGGTTGTCCCTTGATAACTCTAGAGCCGCTGCTGAGGAGGATTGAATCTAGCACCATGGACTGTCCCAGATTCAGATTTGCCGTGCGGTTTGGCAACTTAAAGTCGTGGGAGTGGGCTGTCTCTATTTTGAACGATCGCGTCGCCTACAACCTACAAGTTAATCCCCAAGTACCCTAAAACTCGGTAGAGTAGAAAAGCTGCAAAGCAAGACGAGGACTGCACTGTGATACCGCGTCATTTCAACACCACCGGGCCTTGCAAACCTGAATTTCACTACATGCTACCGCCGATCGTACGGTTGCCAAATTTGGTGCGGTTGATTGAACAGGCTAATTATTTTGTCATCCATGCGCCCCGTCAAACTGGAAAATCAACCGCAATGTTAGCCCTGGCAGAACAGTTAACGGCAGCGGGGAAATTTACCGCCGTGATGGTGTCCGCTGAAGTGGGACAACCGTTTTCCCAGGACACCGACAAAGCAGAACGGGCCATCCTAGGTTCCTGGCGACGGGCAGCGGAAGATCGCCTACCCGAGGAACTGCACCCACCCGCTTGGCCACAGGCAGACCCCGGACAACGTATTCAAGCTGCCCTGAGAGCCTGGGCGAAGGCATCCCCCCGCCCCCTTGTGATTTTGATTGATGAGATTGATGCATTACGCGATCAGGCGTTGTTGTCCATGCTGCGGCAACTGCGGGATGGATTTCCCGATCGGCCCAAGAACTTCCCCCAGTCGATCGGCTTGATTGGTTTACGGGATGTCCGGGACTACAAAATTTCCAATGGAGGACGGGATCATTTACAGACCTCCAGCCCATTTAATATTAAAGTTGGTTCATTCACCCTCCGCAATTTCAATCCGGCAGAAGTTGCAGAACTCTACGCCCAACACACTGTCGCAACGGGACAGATATTCACACCCGAGGCCATTCA is a genomic window containing:
- a CDS encoding plasmid pRiA4b ORF-3 family protein, which encodes MTFNLHQLDRLRPTDPAAETLLENYTIELIEQFRASPEGQDWIKLGMMPEDSVGSWVDNFLYFGFVYGQRPLTKMNTTSVKTLLTELFPQKVSLHHPDEADSTIPELIAFWQFLQRQYKLRQASAILNALKKIQPDFKSIINDSSKFGSAKAFVQAGFAAGVDLEDPEAVQAFQTEFNQTLQANHLAGQPPSIAPMLGQLLILMSDSDLEEEFENDLDDEDEIEEFPLDDWFNGGEDEDEAVANELAFERQIRQRNFEETISQFQPFSEASIVQLKAQVIDATHPGSILQDFQTLLDEIGQGIVVSAAQKQLPLKFLADLNDRLTTPLQLDLARPQQKSYPNIQGLYLLLKATGLAVIASQGSKSFLQINTKVLESWQTLNPTEKYCTLLEAWLVRSHEAMLDPQARSPLNEGAKVFCHWPHLSPNLPQTTRKTTKRQEPLAESILLKYYLGLHNLSLMALFGFVTLTSDKPAKGKGWNLKKVEQQPWGHSILQLYGQAMLNHDFIWQFEQDPYMPMGELQPTFQSYFPHWQQTLWVDKPEFSDGVYVFKVSLDKVWRKLAIDSRLPLYQLGRAILSAFDFDDTMHLDMFEYVTPYGMTERVHHPYAEGRPKTTKVAIGTLPLRVGQLMKYIFDFGDWWEFQILLEAIEPATDGENYIELRAQKGTAPQQYPDYDETW
- a CDS encoding Hpt domain-containing protein, translated to MVQSTKQQQILGYFIEEAKEHLDTIEQGLLNLQATMADAEEMNQLFRAAHSVKGGAAMLGFDSIQKISHHLEDYFKILKENPVKIDRKLEDHFLKGFDALKALVEALQSPFGLRQEDADRALRDSAPAFAALGKHLNGLISSEAAAAPTSTLPANAAAQVNQILKLMLQLFKQGDSPKGRQQLMTLCVKLAQLDKTSQPWVLTVQTAQRAIANPNASFAHLAPLIIKELKQASDLLLTGRASEILPSHALQKFVGTGGPTTAPAAKATPAPASTPTPVPETVAPMVSGNGVANGNGVSNGNGPSNGNGASAPVATRQRQVAIPADPKGAARALLDHFNKGELIQIAEFLMKAIQ